The following is a genomic window from Staphylococcus saccharolyticus.
AGATGGCTTTCCAAGAACAATTGAACAAGCTGAGGCATTAAATCAAATCATGTCTGAGCTCGATAGAGACATTGATGTTGTCATCAATATTGAAGTTCCTGAGGAAGAATTAATGAATCGTCTTACAGGTCGTCGTATCTGTGAAAAATGTGGTACAACATATCATCTTGTATTTAATCCTCCAAAGGTTGATGGTATCTGTGATATCGATGGTGGAAAGTTATATCAACGTGAAGATGATAATCCAGAAACAGTATCAAATCGTTTGAGCGTTAATGTTAAACAATCAAAACCTATTTTAGAGTATTACAATGATAAAGGTGTTTTGAAAAACATTGATGGTTCAAAGGATATCGAAAAAGTAACTGATGATGTCATTGGTATCTTAAATCATTTGTAATAGATCAACGCTTTACGATCTATTTTTGTAGTGAATATTAGAGAAAATTGAATAGAATGAGTGACAAATAACGATAGTTAATTCCCGTATTTTTGTTAAACTTATATTATTTAATCACGAATAGATTCGTATCGTTAAGTTGTCTATTGACGATTACCTTACTATTGCAAGAAGGGGGAAGTTAATCAATGGCTAAACAAGATGTAATTGAATTAGAAGGTACAGTATTAGATACTTTACCAAATGCAATGTTTAAAGTAGAATTAGAAAATGGTCATGAGATTTTAGCACATGTAAGTGGTAAAATTAGAATGAATTACATTCGTATTCTACCTGGCGACAAAGTAACTGTTGAGATGTCTCCGTATGATTTATCGCGTGGTAGAATAACTTATCGTTATAAATAATCGTCACTCCATAATATAGGGAGGTATAAAAATGAAAGTAAGACCATCAGTAAAACCAATTTGCGAGAAATGCAAAGTCATTAAACGTAAAGGTAAAGTAATGGTAATTTGTGATAATCCTAAGCACAAGCAAAGACAAGGTTAATAAAAGAGAGGTGTAATTTAATATGGCACGTATTGCAGGAGTGGATATCCCACGTGAAAAACGCATTGTTATCTCATTAACATACGTATATGGTATTGGTACTTCAACTGCTAATAAAATCGTTGAAGAAGCAAACGTATCAGCAGATACACGCGTTAAAGATTTAACTGACGACGAATTAGGTCGTATCCGTGAAGTTGTAGATGGATACAAAGTAGAAGGTGACTTACGTCGTGAACAAAACTTAAACATTAAACGTTTAATGGAAATTTCATCTTATCGTGGAATTCGTCATCGTCGTGGCTTACCAGTTCGTGGACAAAAAACTAAAAACAATGCACGTACACGTAAAGGCCCAGTTAAGACAGTAGCTAACAAGAAAAAATAATAGGTAAAGGAGGCAAAATAATGGCACGTAAACAAGCATCTCGTAAACGTAGAGTGAAAAAGAATATTGAAAATGGAGTAGCACACATCCGTTCAACATTCAATAATACTATCGTAACTATCACTGATGAATTCGGTAATGCATTATCTTGGTCATCAGCTGGTGCATTAGGATTCAAAGGATCTAAAAAATCAACTCCATTTGCAGCTCAAATGGCTTCAGAAACAGCTTCAAAATCAGCTATGGAACATGGTTTGAAAACAGTAGAAGTAACAGTTAAAGGACCTGGTCCAGGCCGTGAATCAGCTATCCGTGCATTACAATCTGCAGGACTAGAAGTAACTGCAATTAGAGACGTTACTCCAGTACCACACAATGGTTGTCGTCCGCCAAAACGTCGTCGCGTCTAATTTATGATTGTATTGTTACAGGTCACTGAGCAAACAGTTTAAATCTAGTCGACGTATTTAAGGAGGATATTTGTAAATGATAGAAATTGAAAAACCTAGAATTGAGACAATTGAAGTTAGTGAAGATGCTAAATTCGGTAAATTCGTTGTTGAACCACTTGAACGTGGCTATGGTACTACACTAGGAAACTCCTTACGTCGTATCCTACTATCTTCATTACCAGGTGCAGCCGTTAAATACATTGAAATTGAAGGAGTTTTACACGAATTCTCAGCAGTAGATAATGTTGTTGAAGATGTTTCAACTATTATTATGAACATTAAGAAAATCGCATTAAAAATTTACTCTGAAGAAGATAAAACTCTAGAAATCGATGTTAAAGATGAAGGCGAAGTTACTGCAAGTGACATTACTCACGACAGTGATGTTGAGATTTTAAATCCAGAACTTAAAATCGCAACTGTGTCTAAAGGTGGACATCTTAAAGTGCGTCTTGTTGCTAATAAGGGTAGAGGTTACGCATTAGCTGAACAAAATAATACTAGTGATTTACCAATTGGTGTAATTCCTGTTGATTCACTATATTCACCTGTAGAACGTGTTAACTATACAGTTGAAAATACACGTGTAGGTCAAAGTAGTGATTTTGATAAATTAACTTTAGATGTTTGGACAAACGGTTCAATCACACCACAAGAGTCAGTCTCATTAGCAGCTAAAATAATGACTGAACACTTGAATATCTTTGTAGGTCTAACTGATGAAGCTCAAAATGCTGAAATCATGATTGAAAAAGAAGAAGATCAAAAAGAGAAAGTACTTGAAATGTCTATTGAAGAATTAGACTTATCTGTACGTTCTTATAACTGCTTAAAACGCGCAGGAATCAATTCTGTACAAGAGTTAGCTGATAAATCTGAAGCTGACATGATGAAAGTGCGTAATTTAGGTCGTAAATCTTTAGAAGAAGTAAAATATAAATTAGAAGATTTAGGATTAGGATTAAGAAAAGAAGATTGATAAAGGAGGTTAACTCATGGGTTATAGAAAATTAGGTCGTACTTCTGATCAACGTAAAGCAATGTTACGTGACTTAGCTACTTCACTTATTGTTAGTGAACGTATTGAAACTACAGAAGCTCGTGCTAAAGAAGTTCGCAGTATCGTAGAGAAGTTAATCACTCTAGGTAAAAAAGGGGACTTAGCTTCTCGCCGTAATGCAGCTAAAACTATACGTAACGTTGAAATCTTAAATGAAGATGACTCAACTCAAACAGCTCTTCAAAAATTATTTGGTGAAATCGCTGAACGTTACAATGAACGTCAAGGTGGTTACACTCGTATCCTTAAAGTAGGCCCACGTCGTGGTGACGGTGCTGAATCAGTATTTATTGAATTAGTTTAATATATAAGAGTAGGGCTTTAATCTAGTTTTTATGAACTAGATTGTTTATTCTAACTCTTCACCTTAATAAATACACTTACTACTTATATATAAAGCAAATGAGTGCAATGATAATGTTTGCCACATACAAATATTGTCTAGCTCAGAGTACCCCATCTAACTTAATATTTTTTAAAGCGTGAACTCAACATTTTGATGGGGTGCGCGCTTTTTTATTTAAGCTATAGTCAGTTATGCTATAGCTTTTTTTGATAACTTAATGTTAAAATGTATTATTCATACATATCCGATATACAGACAAATTGAATTATTGTAAAATATTAGAGTAATATAAAATATTAAAAATGAGGAGTGTTTAATGTGAAGGAGCTTAGCAACATAATAGAATTTCAAAATGTATCATTTCAATACCAAAGTGATGCTGCTTTCACATTAAATCAAGTTTCTTTTACAGTACCTTTAGGACAATGGACTTCAATTGTTGGTCATAATGGATCTGGTAAGTCTACTATTGCAAAGTTAATAGTAGGGGTAGAAGAAGCCAGTGAAGGAAAAATCCTCTTCAAAGGAAATACTGTAGATTCATCTAACCAGCACGAGGTTAGAAAACACATAGGCATCGTATTTCAAAATCCGGACAATCAATTTGTGGGCTCCATTGTGAAATTTGATGTTGCTTTTGGACTTGAAAATCATCAAGTTCTTCATGATGAAATGATTAACATAGTCGATACAGTTTTATATGAGGTTGATATGTTAGATAAAGCTGACTATGAACCTCAATCTCTTTCAGGAGGTCAGAAGCAACGTGTTGCAATAGCAGGAGTATTGGCACTTAATCCAGATATGATTATACTAGATGAAGCAACAACTATGCTTGATCCAAAGGGGAAAATCGCATTATTAAATCTTGTGAAAGAAGTAAAAGACAAAAATGATGTAACAATCGTTTCAATCACCCATGAGTTAGATGAAGTTATGGACGCTGATAACGTCATTGTTATGAATAAAGGATCAGTATTTAAACAAGGGAGACCGCAAGAAATATTTAAGTATGCTGATGAACTAACTGCTATTGGATTGAACTTACCTTTTCCATTAAAAATAAATCAACTTTTAGGGTTAGATTCATCTTTTGTATCTTATGAAGGACTATTAAAACTATTATGAGTATACGTTTAAACCATGTGAGTTATACCTATCAAAAGGGGACGCCATATGAATATAAAGCAATTGAAGACATTACCTTAAAGTTTGAGCAAGGAAAGTATTATGCAATTATTGGTCAAACAGGTAGTGGTAAGTCTACTTTAATTCAACATTTAAACGCTTTATTAAAACCTTCGGATGGATCAATCAATATTGATAGTGTAGAAATAACTAATAAAACAAAAGATAAATATTTAAAAAATATACGTCAATACGTTGGTATAGTCTTTCAATTTCCAGAATCGCAATTATTTGAAGATAGTGTAGAAAAAGAAATAGAATTTGGACCTAAAAATTTTAATATGGACTTAGAAAAAGTAAAAAATAAAGCTTTTCAATTATTCATTGATTTAGGATTCTCTAGAGAAGTCATGTCTCTTTCACCATTTCAAATGTCTGGCGGTCAAATGAGAAAAGTTGCGCTTGTATCAATATTAGCTATAGATCCTAAAATTATTATTTTAGATGAACCGACAGCTGGGTTAGATCCTAGAAGCAAAAATCAAATTATGTCTTTAATTAAACGTATTCAATTAGAGGAAAATAAAACAATTATTCTCGTATCACACGATATGGATGATGTAGCGCGATATGCTGATGAAATTATTGTCTTAAATAAAGGTAAAGTGGTTGAACAAGCAGAACCAAGATTTTTATTTAAACAAGTAGACAAGTTAATAAATTGGCACATTAATCTGCCTAAAACCATAAAGCTACAAAGAGATTTTGAGAATAAATACAACATATCCCTACCAAAATTAGCTTTGAATGAAGAAGAATTTGTGGAAATGTATAAGGAGTGGCGCAATGAAAAATAAATTGATCATTGGTCGTTATCTACCTACACAATCTGTTGTTCATCATCTTGATCCTAGAGCTAAGCTTATATTTGTTTTCTTTTTCATTATTCTAATATTCTTTTGTCATTCATTCGGAACGTATGCTTGGCTATTTGTATTAATTTTAATCTTTATGAAATTAGCGAAAATACCTTTTGGATTTTTAATGAAAGGATTAACGCCAATATTTTTCTTCTTAATATTTACATTTATAATGCATATTCTCTTTACTAGTGGTGGAGAGGTTCTTTTACACTTTGGATTTATAACAATTGAATCAAATGGAATCATCGAAGGTATATATATATCATTAAGACTGATTTTAATTGTTATGATTGCAACAATTATGACATTAACCACTAGTCCAATTGATTTAACAGATGCTTTTGAAAGGTTATTTGCGCCATTAAAAGTGGTAAAGGTACCTGTACACCAATTAAGTATGATGATGTCTATATCTTTAAGGTTTATACCAACATTGATGGATGAATTAGAAAAAATTATTTTAGCACAAAAATCTAGAGGTTCAGAAATAAGCTCTGGAAGTTTAATGACAAGAATCAAAGCCTTTATTCCTCTGATGATTCCGCTTTTTATTTCTGCATTTCAAAGAGCGGAAGAATTAGCAATTGCTATGGAGGTTAGAGGATATGATATGAATGTGAAACGGACAAGTTACAGATTGTTACAATGGAAATTAAAAGATACTATTACAATTACTTTGTTATTACCCATTGGAATACTTTTATTTATTATTAAATTCTCAGGAGTGTAACCATTGCGAATTTTAGTTGAAATTGCTTATCAAGGAAACCAATTTTTAGGATTCCAAATTCAACAACAAGGTCGTACCGTTCAACAACAATTTGAAAAGATACTTAAACGAATACATAAACATCATGTTAGAATCCATCCGTCAAGCAGAACAGACAGGGGAGTGCATGCATATCAGCAATATTTTCATTTTGATACTGAATTGCAAATAGACAATCAACGATGGAAATATGCGATGAATAGCGCTTTACCTAATGATATTTATGTTATAAGTGTGCAAACGGTAGATAAAAATTTCCATTGCCGATATGATTGTGTGGGAAAACGTTATCGTTACAAAGTTTATCAAGGTAAACATCGTAACCCCTTTAAAAGTGGTCTTGAAACATTTATAAAAGAAGATTTAGATTTTGAAAAAATGAATGAAGCAGCTCAACAATTTATAGGTTCTCATGATTTTACTGGTTTTTGTTCTCAGAAAACTGAAGTTGAAAGTAAGGTAAGGACTTTGTATCAAAGTGAAATAGTTCCTACCATTCAAGGATTTGATTATGTAGTTACAGGTTCAGGATTTCTCTATAATATGGTTCGTGTACTTGTAGCGTTTTTAATTGAGGTTGGAAAGGGAAAACGTCGACCTGATGAAGTGAAAAAACTTATAGGTGAGAAAAATCGAAATAATGTGCCATTTACGGCACCTGCGGAAGGCTTATATTTAGAGAAAATATATTTATTCCCAAAAGACTTACAAAAAGACTTTGGAAATCACATTAAGATACACTATAAAAAATCATTGTAAAATGATTAATTGTCATTGACAAAAACAGTATGAAATTATAAGATTATTAACGGTATTATTTTATATCACCCCGCGATAAGCCCCGGAAACTTATTGTGTTACAAAATATATAAGCAAAGTAGAACAACAGTTATTAAAATAAATGAAATCTTACGCTTTTAATCGTAACAATAATTAAGATTGGAAATGAGATAGTCATAGGTTCGAATGTGATTTATCATCACAACAATCATAAGCAAAGCATTTGTTTTTAGGAGGACAATTATTATGCGTCAAACATTTATGGCAAATGAATCAAACATTGAGCGCAAATGGTACGTTATTGATGCTGAAGGCCAAACATTAGGTCGTTTATCATCAGAAGTAGCTGCTATCTTACGCGGTAAAAATAAAGTAACTTATACACCACACGTTGATACTGGTGATTATGTAATCATTATTAATGCATCTAAAATCGAATTTACTGGTAATAAAGAACAAGATAAAATTTATTATCGTCACTCAAATCATCCAGGTGGCTTAAAAGCAATCACTGCTGGTGAATTAAGAAGAACAAATCCTGAACGTTTATTAGAAACTTCTATCAAAGGTATGTTACCAAGCACACGCTTAGGTGAAAAACAAGGTAAAAAATTATTTGTATATGGTGGCGCTGAACATCCACACGCTGCACAACAACCAGAAAACTACGAGTTACGTGGTTAATTAGAAGGAGGAAATTACATTGGCACAAGTTGAATATAAAGGCACAGGCCGTCGTAAAAACTCAGTAGCACGTGTACGTTTAGTACCAGGTGAAGGTAACATTACTGTTAACGAACGTGACGTACGTGACTACTTACCATTCGAATCATTAATCTTAGACTTAAATCAACCATTCGATGTTACTGAAACTAAAGGTAACTATGACGTTTTAGTAAACGTTCATGGTGGTGGATTCACTGGACAAGCTCAAGCTATCCGTCATGGTATTGCTCGTGCTTTATTAGAAGCAGATCCAGAATACAGAGGTTCTTTAAAACGCGCTGGATTACTTACTCGTGACCCACGCATGAAAGAACGTAAAAAACCAGGTCTTAAAAAAGCTCGTCGTTCTCCACAATTCTCAAAACGTTAATTTTGGCGAACTAACAAAAATAAGAAAGATAGTGCTTTTTCTTGCACTATCTTTCTTTATACTAATGTTTTATAATTTCTTTAATAATTTTTGTCATATCATCGTGTATAACTAATTTAGCAGCATAATCATATGGGGTTGGATCTCTATTGATAATAACTAAGTTGTCACCTTTGAATTCTGAAACAAAATCAGCAGCAGGTTGTACTATAAGTGATGAACCTAACACGATAAGTGTATCGGCTTTTTGAATTTTTTCTAATGCTTTGAATACAGTTTTTTGATTTAGCATTTCACCATAAAGAACAATATCTGGCCTAATTACACTACCACATTCTTCACAGTATTTAAGATGATGATTCATTACATACGATTTTGAATATTCACTATAACAGTTAATACAATAAAAGCGATTAAGAGTGCCATGTAATTCATCTATATAATGGCTACCTGCATCTTCGTGTAAGCCATCAATATTCTGTGTAATGACACCTAAAGATTTATGGTGTTGTTCCAACTGAGTTATCCATTGGTGTACTACATTTGGTTTTTTATCAGCTATTAAAAGTCTTTTATGATAAAAATCAATAAAGCTTTCTTTATCATCGTGTAAATGATCAATACTTAGTAAATATTCTGGAGACTGACCTTGTTTTGAAATTTCATCAAAAAGACCGCCCATTGAACGGAAGTCTGGAATACCACTTGCTACTGAAACACCTGCACCTGTAAAGAAGACTATTTTACTAGAATCGTCGATAATATGTTTCAATTGTTGAACTTCATTCCCCATTTTTTTCACCTCATTAGTATTTTCTTATTTGAACTAACTTGAAAATGATTTTTCACATGCTTATTATAATTTATTATTAAAGAATGCATGTTATGATTTAAAGTGAAGACGATAAACATTTTTAACTATTTATTGAAAATGTATTATTCTAAATAAAAATTCAAGCTATTTAAAGTATAATTTTAAATCATATAGTGTTATTGAAAGAAAGTAACTATCTCATTTTTAGAAAAATATTAGACACTAGTTATTTATATAAAATTAATAAAGAAACACATTTTTTATAATGAAATGTAGGAAGTGAAAAAGAAATGAATAAATATGATAGATTAGATTAAATTACTAAATTAGTAAACAAAAGAGGAACTGTAAGAACAAATGAAATTGTTGAAGATTTAAATGTATCTGATATGACTGTACGTCGTCGTTTAGCAGAACTAGAAGAGAAAGGTGTCCTTACGAAAATACATGGAGGTGCTAGAAGTAATTCAGCTTTTCAATACAAAGAGATGTCTCATCAGGAGAAACATACACATTATATGGAAGAAAAGAGATATATAGCAAAGAAAGCAGTCATCATACGCTTACAGTCATAACGAATTGTCTACTAGTGTTTAAAATATTAATGAAAAAACAATCATTACATTTTAGAGTTTACTTATTAGGAGGAGAAATGCGTGATTTAACTGAAGCATTGTTGGGGAAATGACAAACCAATTATTAGAACAATTAAGGTTTAGTAGTAATGGTGTTAAAGACGGTCTTGCAATGACTTCGTTAATTGATGAAGCTTATACACAACAAATAGCATTAAATCACTCACTTGAAAAATATTTACTTATTGATTCATCTAAAGTTGGTAAAGATGATTTTTCTTCATTTTGTGACCTTAAAGAATTGAATGCAGTCTTAATGGATAACAAAGATTTAGAGAAAAAAGAACGAATAGAATCGTATGTTGAAGTTATCAGTTAAAGTAAATTAATTCTATAAAGAGCCTGTGACATAAATAGTATGTTACAGGCTCTTTAAGGTTTTCACAGTAGTTAAAAGTCTTAAAAATACGCTTATATCAAGCTTTTTAAGTATAGTCTGGGGTTCTAACAAAGAGAATTTCATATAGAAATTCAACAAACAAAGCAAGTTGGGGTTACTTCACTAGGGTGAGACAACGAATTCAGAATGAATTCGATCTCACTTCTTTTTTGTTGGATTCAAAAGTTTAAATAAACATAAATTCATAAAATGTTTGAATTTAAACATAGTTAATTGAAAGCGCTTTTCTATTTTGAAACATATGTGCTTTCAAAATTAATTCACAAGGAGACTTATTATGACGATTATTATTGGATCAGATGTAGACGGCAAATGCTTAAAAGACTTAATTAAAGTTTACTTGGAAGAAAATGATAATGATATTTTAGATGTCACAGAGGGAAAAGATTTAGATTTTGTTGATTCAACAGTGTTAGTAGCTAAAGAAGTACAAAAATCTGATGAAAACTTAGGAATTGCTATAGATGCATATGTCGAAGGAAGTTTTATTGTTGCTACTAAAATTAAAGGCATGATTGCAGCGGAAGTTTCAGAAGAACGTTCGGCTTATATGACACGAAGTCATAATAATGCACGCATGATTACGATGGGATCTGAAATTGTAGGAGATACATTAGCTAAAAATGTAGCTAAAGAATTTGTGAATGGTCATTACGATGGTGGACGTCACCAAATCCGTGTATATATGTTAAATAAAATGTGTTAATTGGAGGAATGAAAATTGCTATAGGTTGCGATCATATTGTTACTGATACAAAGATGGAAGTTTCACAACATTTAAAAGCACAAGGTCATGAGGTCATTGATGTAGGTACTTACGATTTCACACGTACACACTATCCCATTTTTGGTAAAAAAGTAGATGAAAAAGTTGCGAGTGGCAAAGCAGATTTAGGAGTTTGTATCTGTGGTACTGGCGTAGGTATTAGTAATGCGGCAAATAAAGTGTCAGGAGTTAGAACTGCATTAGTACGTGATATGACATCAGCCCTTTATTCAAAAGAAGAATTAAATGCGAACGTTGTAAGTTTCGGCGGTAAAGTATCTGGAGAACTCTTTATCTTCGATATCGTTGATGCATTTATTAAAGCTGAATATAAATCTACTAAAAAAAATAAAAAGTTAATTGCCAAAATTGAACATCTTGAAAGTCATAACGCTAATCAAAATAATCCACATTTCTTTGATGAATTTTTAGAAAAGTGGGATAAAGGCGAGTACCACGATTGAGGAAGATAATCATGATATTAACTTTAACACTCAATCTGTCAGTAGATATTTCTTATCCACTAGAAGAATTACACATCAATACAATAAATAGAGTAAGTCAAGTAAGTAAAACAGCTGGAGGAAAGGGGCTTAACGTTACAAGAGTGTTGGATCAACTTAATGAGAATGTTTTAGCTACAGGATTTATTGGTGGTAAAATAGGAGAATTTATTGAAAGTAAACTCGATGAACATGAAGTTTCACACTCATTTTATCAAATTAAAGGTGAAACCCGTAATTGTATCGCTATATTACATAGCAGAAATCAAACAGAAATATTAGAAAAAGGTCCAACTGTTAGTAGAGAAGAGGCAAATGGATTTATAAACCATTTAAAACACTTAATTATTAAGGAAAAATGCGTTGTTATATCTGGAAGCCTTCCTGACGGTCTTGATACAAATTACTATTTAAAAATTATCGATATCTGTAGCACAAATAATAAACCGACAGTACTTGATTGCTCAGGTTTAGCGCTCAAAGCAGCACTTAAGAATAGTAATAAACCAACTGTTGTTAAACCTAACAATTATTAGCAATAACTATTCATGAATCAGTAGACGAACTAAAGCAAGCAACTACAAGTGAATTATTTAATGGAGTCGAATGGATTATCGTTTCGTTAGGCGCTAATGGTGCATTCGTTAGACATAACCAACGATTTTATAAAGTCAATATTCCTTCAATTGAAGTGATTAATCCCCGTTGGTTCTGGTGATTCTACGGTAGCTGGAATAGCTTCTGCAATCGTCAATCATGAAACAGATGAAGATTTGCTGAAAAAAGCTAACACATTAGGGATGTTAAACGCTCAAGAGGAACAAACTGGTTATGTGAATAAATCTAATTACGAGAAACTTTTTGATCAAATTGAAATCATAGAGGTGTAAAAAATGGTGAAAACAACTCAAAAAACGACATCAATAGAACAGCTTAGTAATAATAAAGGTATTATTTCTGCATTAGCATTTGACCAACGTGGGGCTTTAAAACGGATGATGGCTAAACACCAATCAGAAGATCCGACAGTAGAACAAATAGAACGCTTAAAAGTATTAGTTTCTGAGGAGTTAACGCAATATGCTTCATCAATTTTATTAGATCCAGAATATGGATTGCCAGCATCAGAAGCAAGTAATAACGATTGTGATTTATTACTTGTATATGAAAAAACAGGATATGACGTCAATGCGAAAGGACGATTACCAGACTGTTTAGTTGATTGGTCTGCAAAGCGTCTTAAAGAACAAGGTGCAAACGCAGTTAAATTTTTACTATATTACGATGTTGATGACGCTGAAGAGATTAACATTCAGAAGAAAGCATATATTGAACGTATTGGTTCAGAATGTGTCGCTGAAGACATACCATTCTTCTTAGAAGTCTTAACATATGATGATAATATTCCAGATAATAGTAGTGTTGAATTTGCCAAAGTTAAACCAAGAAAGGTTAATGAAGCTATGAAATTATTTTCTGAAGAACGCTTCAATGTTGATGTTTTAAAAGTAGAAGTTCCAGTTAACATGAAATATGTTGAAGGGTTTGCTAAGGGTAAAGTTGTTTATTCAAAAGAAGCAGCAGCACCATACTTTAAATATCAAGATGCTTCAACGCACTTATCATATATTTATCTTAGCGCTGGGGTTTCCGCAGAGTTGTTCTAAGAAACTTTAAAATTTGCACATGATGCTGGTGCTAAATTTAATGGTGTACTTTGTGGTAGAGTAACTTGGTCTAGTGCGGTTCAAGTTTATATCGAACAAGGTGAGGATACAGCTAGAGAATGGTTGCGTACCTACAGGATTTAAAAATATTGATGAATTAAACAATGTTCTTGAAGTAACTGCTACGTCAGGGGACGAACACATCATGAATAGAGAAGAAGTACATTGAAATAGTTGCCTA
Proteins encoded in this region:
- a CDS encoding energy-coupling factor transporter ATPase; this encodes MSIRLNHVSYTYQKGTPYEYKAIEDITLKFEQGKYYAIIGQTGSGKSTLIQHLNALLKPSDGSINIDSVEITNKTKDKYLKNIRQYVGIVFQFPESQLFEDSVEKEIEFGPKNFNMDLEKVKNKAFQLFIDLGFSREVMSLSPFQMSGGQMRKVALVSILAIDPKIIILDEPTAGLDPRSKNQIMSLIKRIQLEENKTIILVSHDMDDVARYADEIIVLNKGKVVEQAEPRFLFKQVDKLINWHINLPKTIKLQRDFENKYNISLPKLALNEEEFVEMYKEWRNEK
- the truA gene encoding tRNA pseudouridine(38-40) synthase TruA; amino-acid sequence: MRILVEIAYQGNQFLGFQIQQQGRTVQQQFEKILKRIHKHHVRIHPSSRTDRGVHAYQQYFHFDTELQIDNQRWKYAMNSALPNDIYVISVQTVDKNFHCRYDCVGKRYRYKVYQGKHRNPFKSGLETFIKEDLDFEKMNEAAQQFIGSHDFTGFCSQKTEVESKVRTLYQSEIVPTIQGFDYVVTGSGFLYNMVRVLVAFLIEVGKGKRRPDEVKKLIGEKNRNNVPFTAPAEGLYLEKIYLFPKDLQKDFGNHIKIHYKKSL
- a CDS encoding adenylate kinase, giving the protein MNIILMGLPGAGKGTQASEIVKKFPIPHISTGDMFRKAIKDETDLGKEAKSYMDRGELVPDEVTVGIVKERISEDDAKKGFLLDGFPRTIEQAEALNQIMSELDRDIDVVINIEVPEEELMNRLTGRRICEKCGTTYHLVFNPPKVDGICDIDGGKLYQREDDNPETVSNRLSVNVKQSKPILEYYNDKGVLKNIDGSKDIEKVTDDVIGILNHL
- the rplQ gene encoding 50S ribosomal protein L17; the protein is MGYRKLGRTSDQRKAMLRDLATSLIVSERIETTEARAKEVRSIVEKLITLGKKGDLASRRNAAKTIRNVEILNEDDSTQTALQKLFGEIAERYNERQGGYTRILKVGPRRGDGAESVFIELV
- a CDS encoding energy-coupling factor transporter transmembrane component T family protein; amino-acid sequence: MKNKLIIGRYLPTQSVVHHLDPRAKLIFVFFFIILIFFCHSFGTYAWLFVLILIFMKLAKIPFGFLMKGLTPIFFFLIFTFIMHILFTSGGEVLLHFGFITIESNGIIEGIYISLRLILIVMIATIMTLTTSPIDLTDAFERLFAPLKVVKVPVHQLSMMMSISLRFIPTLMDELEKIILAQKSRGSEISSGSLMTRIKAFIPLMIPLFISAFQRAEELAIAMEVRGYDMNVKRTSYRLLQWKLKDTITITLLLPIGILLFIIKFSGV
- the rpsK gene encoding 30S ribosomal protein S11, producing the protein MARKQASRKRRVKKNIENGVAHIRSTFNNTIVTITDEFGNALSWSSAGALGFKGSKKSTPFAAQMASETASKSAMEHGLKTVEVTVKGPGPGRESAIRALQSAGLEVTAIRDVTPVPHNGCRPPKRRRV
- a CDS encoding energy-coupling factor transporter ATPase is translated as MKELSNIIEFQNVSFQYQSDAAFTLNQVSFTVPLGQWTSIVGHNGSGKSTIAKLIVGVEEASEGKILFKGNTVDSSNQHEVRKHIGIVFQNPDNQFVGSIVKFDVAFGLENHQVLHDEMINIVDTVLYEVDMLDKADYEPQSLSGGQKQRVAIAGVLALNPDMIILDEATTMLDPKGKIALLNLVKEVKDKNDVTIVSITHELDEVMDADNVIVMNKGSVFKQGRPQEIFKYADELTAIGLNLPFPLKINQLLGLDSSFVSYEGLLKLL
- a CDS encoding DNA-directed RNA polymerase subunit alpha: MIEIEKPRIETIEVSEDAKFGKFVVEPLERGYGTTLGNSLRRILLSSLPGAAVKYIEIEGVLHEFSAVDNVVEDVSTIIMNIKKIALKIYSEEDKTLEIDVKDEGEVTASDITHDSDVEILNPELKIATVSKGGHLKVRLVANKGRGYALAEQNNTSDLPIGVIPVDSLYSPVERVNYTVENTRVGQSSDFDKLTLDVWTNGSITPQESVSLAAKIMTEHLNIFVGLTDEAQNAEIMIEKEEDQKEKVLEMSIEELDLSVRSYNCLKRAGINSVQELADKSEADMMKVRNLGRKSLEEVKYKLEDLGLGLRKED
- the rplM gene encoding 50S ribosomal protein L13; translated protein: MRQTFMANESNIERKWYVIDAEGQTLGRLSSEVAAILRGKNKVTYTPHVDTGDYVIIINASKIEFTGNKEQDKIYYRHSNHPGGLKAITAGELRRTNPERLLETSIKGMLPSTRLGEKQGKKLFVYGGAEHPHAAQQPENYELRG
- the rpsM gene encoding 30S ribosomal protein S13, which codes for MARIAGVDIPREKRIVISLTYVYGIGTSTANKIVEEANVSADTRVKDLTDDELGRIREVVDGYKVEGDLRREQNLNIKRLMEISSYRGIRHRRGLPVRGQKTKNNARTRKGPVKTVANKKK
- the rpmJ gene encoding 50S ribosomal protein L36, encoding MKVRPSVKPICEKCKVIKRKGKVMVICDNPKHKQRQG
- the infA gene encoding translation initiation factor IF-1 codes for the protein MAKQDVIELEGTVLDTLPNAMFKVELENGHEILAHVSGKIRMNYIRILPGDKVTVEMSPYDLSRGRITYRYK